In the Chitinophagales bacterium genome, one interval contains:
- a CDS encoding NCS1 family nucleobase:cation symporter-1: MPSKDHSLYSEDLAPVPAEKRSWNTWNYAALWISMSLCIPTYMLASSLIEGGMNWWEAILTIFLGNTVVLIPMILNGRAGAKYGIPFPVFARASFGVRGANIPAMLRAIVACGWFGIQTWIGGYAVFLLVKTWLPSFAQLPQVLPAWLGLQTAPAITFFLFWLLNMLVVYLGVESIKRLLMYKAFFLPLAALALLWWAIDAGHGLGPILSQPSGFSTNAAFWNFFFPGLTGMVGFWATLSLNIPDFTRYAKNQRAQVIGQAIGLPPSMTVFSFIGVVVTSATFIIYGETIWDPLILAGKFESKLLVSMAMISVAISTLATNIAANIVSPANDFSNLAPSTISFKLGGYITGIIGMLIFPWKLIADPNGYIFTWLIAYSSLLGPVGGIMIADYYFIRKQVLDVDDLYMVKGKYTFSNGFNHAATIALLCGIIPNVPGFLTTTEIIHIDTVYPWIAHLYDYAWFVGFTVSFAVYYISMHKKLMNK, from the coding sequence ATGCCGTCAAAGGATCATTCACTCTATAGCGAAGACCTGGCGCCTGTTCCCGCAGAGAAGCGAAGCTGGAACACCTGGAATTATGCGGCGCTTTGGATCAGTATGAGCCTTTGTATTCCTACCTATATGCTGGCCAGTTCACTGATTGAAGGAGGCATGAACTGGTGGGAAGCCATTCTCACCATCTTTCTTGGTAATACAGTTGTGCTTATTCCAATGATACTTAACGGCAGGGCAGGCGCGAAATATGGCATCCCGTTTCCTGTTTTTGCCCGGGCGAGTTTTGGCGTACGCGGAGCCAATATACCGGCTATGCTCAGGGCGATTGTAGCTTGTGGATGGTTCGGTATTCAGACATGGATAGGAGGGTATGCTGTCTTTCTGCTGGTGAAAACCTGGCTACCGTCCTTCGCGCAGCTACCGCAGGTTTTGCCTGCCTGGCTGGGGTTACAAACTGCACCGGCAATTACCTTTTTCCTCTTTTGGTTGTTGAATATGCTTGTCGTCTATCTCGGTGTGGAAAGCATTAAGCGATTGCTGATGTATAAAGCATTTTTCCTGCCGCTTGCTGCCCTTGCGCTTTTGTGGTGGGCAATTGATGCAGGACATGGTTTAGGGCCTATTCTTTCACAACCTTCCGGGTTCAGCACTAACGCCGCATTCTGGAACTTCTTTTTCCCGGGCCTCACGGGCATGGTGGGCTTTTGGGCTACGCTCTCATTGAATATTCCTGATTTCACACGGTATGCAAAAAATCAGCGGGCTCAGGTCATCGGACAGGCGATTGGTCTTCCTCCATCCATGACTGTTTTTTCTTTCATAGGTGTGGTGGTGACTTCAGCAACATTTATTATTTATGGCGAAACAATTTGGGATCCGCTCATATTAGCGGGTAAATTTGAAAGCAAGCTGCTCGTCAGCATGGCCATGATAAGTGTTGCCATATCCACCCTTGCAACAAATATCGCGGCTAACATCGTCAGTCCTGCCAATGACTTTTCTAATCTTGCACCTTCCACCATCAGTTTTAAACTGGGTGGTTACATTACCGGCATCATTGGCATGCTTATTTTTCCATGGAAATTAATTGCAGACCCCAACGGCTACATCTTCACCTGGCTGATAGCCTATTCCAGTTTACTGGGGCCCGTAGGCGGAATAATGATTGCTGATTACTATTTCATCAGGAAACAGGTTTTGGATGTAGATGATCTCTACATGGTGAAGGGAAAGTATACCTTCAGCAATGGATTTAATCATGCTGCAACGATTGCATTGCTTTGTGGCATCATTCCGAATGTGCCCGGCTTTCTCACCACCACAGAGATTATTCATATCGATACCGTCTATCCATGGATCGCACACTTATACGACTATGCATGGTTTGTCGGATTCACTGTTTCATTTGCAGTGTATTATATTAGCATGCATAAAAAGTTAATGAATAAATAA
- a CDS encoding DUF4062 domain-containing protein, whose product MENRKIFKCFISSPGDCNDERDICIKVIDEISIGFAKHFGVGLETFMWEYDVLPDMGRNGQNIIDEYIMKSNYDVFVGIMKNWFGHPTKRAGSGTEHEFKDALERKKTDSNGLPRIIFFFGKENVDPDKFDFEQYQKVKTFKSSISSEGLYVDYNGIENFEQKLKQKLELFVKENTQVANAEKVVSEIDIILKHLENDLEESLTTYNEKTPVWIDPIISSKKEIPNNPNKNFENKVEIESIIKNPYDIIIKAPSEFGLTSLAHFIKLEAYKQGKMFFYVDSKKTKKHKIVNQIKREVEKYYFTNSNKIDCILLDSVCLEENGIMQMIKNVCEEFKNTPLIILNTLDNNFFLKSQDDDKVEIKRKFTSLYLLPLPQTELRKIVTVYSKNKSIAEDYNVMLDKVAKDLETLNMHRTSKNCLSILRASHKIGTEYSPINRTKLLDTILNSIFEEYEIPTFHSKKPDVKDCTFVLGYLCELLVVKNDFYFTEDFFKTKINEFCKSNLIDLDVKYLISLLIDNSILSKSSTNYLFFRNAYWVFYFIAHRMNMSPKFLEDVYKGKKYIDYPEIIEFYTGIDRNKGDALKVLNTDLDETLKIVRDKVKIPDNINPYKSITWNPDVPQLEKEQEKLKENVISSGLPDEVKDKYADKQYNQIRPYNQIINSVLRDYSFLILMRQITATARALRNSDFVDVNLRKGVLDKIIQAWNEINKLLIILHPLLADKGNVAFEGAKFELDEDDFNFDDPIQKRLAVLLAVPTNVVKFFKDDLFSSKMGPLLIDKAISETNTLLKHEIMILLIAERPNQWHKIVDEYIVSLDKNSFFLSDVLIPLNFNKNYKATEQNESRIIELLAQKCRAKHIFQKNNPDPGLINRARKL is encoded by the coding sequence ATGGAAAATAGAAAAATATTCAAATGCTTCATTTCTTCTCCAGGAGACTGTAATGACGAAAGGGATATCTGCATAAAAGTAATTGACGAAATAAGCATAGGATTTGCGAAACATTTTGGTGTCGGTCTTGAGACATTCATGTGGGAATATGATGTATTGCCAGACATGGGGCGAAATGGACAAAACATAATTGATGAATACATTATGAAATCAAATTATGATGTGTTTGTTGGAATTATGAAAAATTGGTTTGGACACCCAACAAAAAGAGCTGGTAGCGGAACCGAACATGAATTTAAAGATGCCCTTGAAAGAAAAAAAACTGACTCAAATGGATTGCCTAGAATTATTTTCTTCTTTGGTAAAGAAAATGTTGATCCTGACAAATTTGATTTTGAGCAATATCAAAAAGTTAAAACATTTAAATCAAGTATTTCTTCAGAAGGATTATACGTTGACTACAATGGCATTGAAAACTTTGAACAAAAACTAAAGCAAAAATTAGAGCTTTTTGTCAAGGAAAACACTCAAGTCGCAAATGCAGAAAAAGTAGTATCGGAAATTGACATTATATTAAAGCATCTTGAAAATGATTTAGAAGAATCATTAACAACTTATAATGAAAAGACGCCTGTTTGGATAGACCCAATAATTAGCTCAAAGAAGGAAATTCCAAACAATCCAAATAAGAACTTTGAGAACAAGGTAGAAATAGAATCAATTATTAAAAACCCTTATGATATTATCATTAAAGCGCCTTCCGAGTTTGGATTAACTTCTTTAGCACATTTCATTAAACTTGAAGCTTATAAACAAGGGAAGATGTTTTTCTATGTAGACTCCAAAAAGACAAAAAAACATAAAATTGTAAATCAGATAAAACGCGAAGTAGAAAAGTATTACTTCACAAATTCTAACAAAATAGACTGCATTTTATTAGATTCAGTTTGTCTTGAAGAAAACGGCATAATGCAAATGATTAAAAATGTTTGTGAAGAATTTAAGAATACACCACTTATAATTTTAAACACCTTAGACAATAATTTCTTTCTAAAATCACAAGATGACGACAAAGTAGAAATTAAAAGAAAGTTCACTTCTCTTTACTTATTACCATTACCGCAAACAGAATTGAGAAAGATTGTTACTGTTTATTCCAAAAACAAGTCAATTGCAGAAGATTACAATGTTATGCTAGATAAGGTAGCAAAGGACTTGGAAACATTGAATATGCATCGGACTTCTAAAAATTGCTTATCAATTTTAAGAGCATCACATAAAATAGGAACAGAGTATAGTCCGATAAATAGAACAAAGTTACTTGATACTATTCTTAATTCAATTTTTGAAGAGTATGAAATACCAACTTTCCATAGTAAAAAGCCAGATGTTAAAGACTGTACGTTTGTTTTAGGATATTTATGTGAATTATTAGTTGTCAAAAATGACTTTTACTTTACAGAAGATTTCTTCAAAACTAAAATCAATGAATTTTGTAAATCAAACCTGATTGACTTGGATGTCAAATATCTTATAAGTTTACTCATAGACAATTCCATCCTAAGTAAATCTTCCACTAACTATTTATTTTTTAGAAATGCATATTGGGTATTCTACTTTATTGCTCATCGCATGAATATGAGTCCAAAATTTCTCGAGGACGTATATAAAGGCAAAAAATATATTGATTACCCGGAAATCATAGAGTTTTATACTGGCATTGACAGGAATAAAGGTGACGCTTTAAAGGTATTGAATACAGATTTGGATGAAACTCTTAAAATTGTCAGAGATAAAGTAAAGATTCCGGACAATATTAATCCGTATAAATCTATTACTTGGAATCCAGATGTTCCGCAACTAGAAAAGGAGCAAGAAAAGCTTAAAGAAAATGTGATTTCCTCAGGCTTACCTGATGAAGTCAAGGACAAGTACGCTGACAAGCAATATAACCAAATAAGACCCTACAATCAAATAATCAATTCAGTTCTTCGTGACTACTCTTTTTTAATATTAATGAGACAAATTACTGCAACGGCAAGAGCATTAAGAAATAGCGATTTTGTAGATGTTAATCTAAGAAAGGGAGTTTTAGATAAAATTATTCAAGCGTGGAATGAGATAAACAAGCTTTTAATCATTCTTCATCCTCTATTAGCAGACAAAGGAAATGTAGCGTTCGAAGGTGCAAAATTTGAATTAGATGAGGATGATTTCAATTTTGATGATCCGATTCAAAAACGACTCGCAGTTTTATTGGCTGTACCTACAAATGTTGTAAAGTTTTTCAAGGACGATTTATTTTCGAGTAAAATGGGACCTTTACTCATTGATAAAGCAATAAGTGAGACGAACACTTTGCTTAAACATGAAATCATGATTTTATTAATAGCTGAGAGACCTAATCAGTGGCATAAAATAGTTGATGAATATATAGTTAGTCTTGACAAAAACTCATTCTTTTTATCTGACGTATTAATTCCATTAAATTTCAATAAAAATTATAAAGCAACTGAACAGAACGAATCAAGAATTATAGAACTATTAGCACAAAAATGTCGTGCAAAACACATTTTTCAAAAAAACAATCCTGACCCAGGACTTATAAATCGAGCAAGAAAATTATGA
- a CDS encoding acyltransferase — MARKIKSGLIQMSLPMTEGEGTIEEIVNAMVQKHIPFIEEAGKKGVQILCLQEIFNTPYFCQGQDRKWYASAEAVPGPTVEIMQAYAAKYNMVIIVPVYEKEQAGFLYNTAAVIDADGKYLGKYRKNHIPHTSGFWEKFFFKPGNLGYPVFETQYAKVGVYICYDRHFPEGARILGLNGAEIVYNPSATVAGLSQYLWKLEQPAHAAANGYFMGCINRVGEEKPWNLGKFYGSSYFVDPRGQIFAIASEDKDELLVAEFDLDMIEEVRSTWQFFRDRRPETYGKMTEL, encoded by the coding sequence ATGGCAAGAAAAATCAAATCGGGCTTAATACAGATGTCGCTTCCAATGACAGAAGGTGAAGGAACCATTGAAGAAATAGTAAATGCAATGGTACAGAAGCATATTCCGTTTATTGAGGAAGCCGGCAAGAAAGGGGTACAGATTTTATGCCTGCAGGAGATATTCAACACACCTTATTTCTGCCAGGGACAAGACCGCAAATGGTATGCTTCCGCAGAAGCTGTTCCCGGCCCGACAGTAGAGATTATGCAGGCATACGCAGCGAAATACAATATGGTGATAATTGTTCCTGTATATGAGAAAGAGCAAGCCGGATTTCTATACAATACGGCGGCCGTTATTGATGCTGATGGAAAATACTTAGGCAAATACCGGAAGAACCATATTCCGCACACTTCCGGTTTCTGGGAGAAGTTCTTCTTCAAGCCGGGCAACCTTGGCTATCCGGTCTTTGAAACGCAATATGCTAAAGTCGGCGTTTACATCTGTTATGACAGGCATTTTCCCGAAGGAGCGAGGATTCTCGGGCTGAATGGCGCAGAGATTGTGTACAATCCTTCTGCAACAGTAGCGGGGCTATCACAATATTTGTGGAAGCTGGAACAGCCCGCTCATGCAGCGGCAAACGGGTATTTCATGGGTTGCATCAACCGTGTGGGTGAAGAGAAACCATGGAACCTGGGCAAGTTCTACGGATCCTCTTACTTCGTTGATCCACGCGGACAAATTTTTGCTATTGCTTCTGAAGACAAGGATGAATTACTGGTTGCGGAATTTGATCTCGATATGATTGAAGAAGTGCGATCCACCTGGCAGTTTTTCAGAGATCGCCGGCCGGAGACTTACGGCAAGATGACGGAATTGTAA
- a CDS encoding FAD-dependent oxidoreductase, translating to MSEFKKPSTEAEFAENFSQIKPLMSRTEAYYESSRCLFCYDAPCVNACPTGIDIPLFIRQINSRNVKGAAKTIYESNYFGYACGKVCPTSVLCEGACVYTNTGVKPIEIGRLQSYATGEAIASGTFFNQLSPSNGIKVAIIGAGPAGISCACELRLHGFDVDVFEMKEQPSGLTVHGVAPYKITNEEALAEMEYLQKQFGYKVHYRKTISTPEDIKVLESSYAAIFLAVGLGSTAELRIKGEELENVFGAVEFVQQLRMNHHRVAVPDKVIVLGGGNTAMDAASECARMGAAEVLLVYRRGRSEKPAYEFEYELAKEVGVRGLFNFSPVEILGEHGKVSGVQFIRTEMVNGNPQPVAGSEFVEDCGWVIKATGQSKQMELLKLIPGIELTSKGTVVVDANFQTTNNRYFAAGDAVSGGEEVVNAVANGKKAAKAISALLMH from the coding sequence ATGTCTGAATTCAAAAAGCCATCAACAGAAGCAGAGTTTGCGGAGAATTTTTCACAGATAAAACCGCTGATGAGCAGGACGGAAGCGTACTATGAAAGTTCGCGTTGCCTCTTTTGCTACGATGCGCCCTGTGTGAATGCATGCCCAACCGGCATTGATATACCCCTTTTTATCCGACAGATCAACTCCCGCAATGTAAAAGGTGCGGCAAAAACTATTTATGAATCAAACTATTTCGGTTATGCATGTGGTAAGGTTTGCCCTACATCGGTCTTGTGCGAAGGAGCTTGTGTCTATACAAACACAGGTGTAAAACCAATTGAAATAGGACGACTGCAATCTTACGCCACCGGTGAAGCAATTGCGTCAGGTACTTTTTTCAATCAGTTGTCACCATCCAACGGAATAAAAGTAGCCATCATCGGCGCGGGACCGGCAGGAATCAGTTGCGCATGTGAACTGCGTCTGCATGGATTTGATGTGGATGTTTTTGAAATGAAAGAGCAACCGTCAGGGCTTACTGTACATGGCGTGGCGCCTTATAAAATAACAAATGAGGAAGCGCTGGCGGAGATGGAATACCTGCAAAAGCAATTCGGTTACAAGGTACATTACCGGAAAACCATCAGCACTCCAGAAGATATCAAAGTGTTGGAGAGCAGCTATGCGGCGATATTCCTTGCTGTTGGACTTGGCAGCACCGCTGAGTTAAGAATTAAAGGTGAAGAGCTGGAAAATGTTTTTGGTGCGGTTGAATTTGTGCAGCAACTCAGGATGAATCATCACCGGGTTGCGGTTCCGGATAAGGTGATTGTGCTGGGCGGAGGTAACACTGCTATGGATGCTGCCAGTGAATGTGCGCGCATGGGTGCTGCGGAAGTATTGTTGGTGTACCGGCGTGGCAGGTCAGAGAAACCCGCCTATGAATTTGAATATGAGTTGGCAAAGGAAGTGGGTGTAAGGGGCTTGTTTAATTTCTCACCGGTTGAAATTTTGGGAGAGCATGGCAAGGTTTCCGGCGTTCAGTTTATCCGTACCGAAATGGTGAATGGCAATCCTCAACCCGTTGCGGGCAGCGAATTTGTGGAGGATTGCGGTTGGGTGATTAAAGCCACGGGACAATCCAAACAAATGGAATTGCTGAAACTGATTCCCGGAATTGAACTGACTTCAAAAGGAACCGTGGTGGTGGATGCGAATTTTCAAACAACAAATAACAGGTACTTTGCCGCAGGCGATGCCGTAAGTGGTGGCGAAGAAGTAGTTAATGCCGTAGCAAACGGAAAGAAAGCAGCAAAAGCGATCAGTGCGTTGCTCATGCATTGA
- the hydA gene encoding dihydropyrimidinase, with protein MSVLIKNGRVITASADYAADIYIEGEQISCIGKNLSMTADEIIDASGKMIFPGGIDPHVHLDMPFMGTFSSDNYATGTLAALHGGTTMVIDFVLQTQGKPLRHALDAWQGRSNGNCFSDYSFHMAVTDFNDESKKEIKQMVEEEGITSFKTFMAYKGALMVDDRQMVGLMQEVKECGGMVTVHATNGDMIDYLIAKHRAEGKLAPLYHYLSQPEITESEASGRFTDMIFQTGCTGYIVHMTCEGAVSAVRRAGFRNQKVYGETCIQYLLLDASLYEKDFDGAKWVMSPPLREKKDQDALWAAINQGVVQVVATDHCPFKWEQKKMGEKDFSRIPNGHPAIEHRMELLFSEGVNKGKISLNKFVEVTSTNAAKIFGMFPKKGSIGIGSDADLIIFDPEERHALSAHSHHMNVDYSAYEGWELKGKVQTTLLRGKIAVDQGTVKIGKGYGQFVKRNKVSSVN; from the coding sequence ATGTCAGTCTTAATAAAAAACGGAAGAGTGATTACTGCATCAGCTGATTATGCAGCTGATATTTATATTGAAGGAGAACAAATTTCCTGTATAGGGAAGAACCTTTCCATGACCGCTGATGAAATTATTGATGCTTCCGGTAAAATGATTTTTCCCGGCGGTATTGATCCGCATGTACATCTCGACATGCCATTCATGGGTACTTTTTCCAGCGATAATTATGCTACCGGAACACTGGCAGCGCTGCATGGCGGTACCACTATGGTAATAGATTTTGTGTTGCAGACACAAGGTAAACCCTTGCGACATGCCCTCGATGCCTGGCAGGGCAGGAGCAATGGCAACTGTTTTAGCGACTATTCCTTTCATATGGCAGTCACCGATTTTAATGATGAGAGTAAAAAGGAGATAAAACAAATGGTGGAAGAGGAAGGCATCACTTCATTCAAAACCTTCATGGCTTACAAAGGAGCTTTAATGGTTGATGACCGGCAAATGGTTGGTTTGATGCAGGAAGTGAAGGAATGCGGAGGCATGGTGACCGTGCATGCCACGAATGGTGATATGATTGATTATCTGATAGCAAAGCATCGTGCAGAAGGAAAGCTTGCACCATTGTATCATTACCTTTCACAGCCCGAGATTACGGAGAGTGAAGCATCAGGAAGGTTTACGGATATGATTTTTCAAACGGGCTGCACGGGTTATATCGTGCACATGACCTGCGAAGGCGCAGTGAGTGCAGTACGCAGGGCGGGATTCCGCAATCAGAAAGTCTACGGTGAAACATGTATTCAATACCTCTTGCTTGATGCTTCGCTGTATGAAAAGGATTTTGATGGTGCAAAATGGGTGATGAGCCCGCCGTTAAGAGAAAAAAAGGATCAGGACGCTTTGTGGGCAGCGATCAATCAGGGCGTTGTGCAGGTGGTTGCAACAGATCATTGCCCGTTTAAATGGGAGCAAAAGAAAATGGGAGAAAAGGATTTTTCCAGGATTCCCAATGGCCATCCGGCTATTGAACACCGTATGGAATTGTTGTTTTCAGAGGGCGTGAACAAGGGGAAGATATCATTGAATAAGTTCGTTGAAGTAACTTCCACGAATGCGGCAAAAATATTCGGTATGTTTCCTAAGAAAGGCAGCATCGGCATAGGCAGCGATGCAGATCTCATCATCTTTGATCCTGAAGAAAGGCATGCACTGTCAGCACACTCCCATCATATGAATGTTGATTATTCCGCGTATGAAGGATGGGAATTGAAAGGAAAAGTGCAGACAACCCTGCTGAGAGGAAAGATAGCAGTAGATCAGGGAACCGTAAAAATCGGGAAAGGCTATGGGCAATTCGTGAAGCGGAATAAGGTTTCATCGGTTAATTAG
- the preA gene encoding NAD-dependent dihydropyrimidine dehydrogenase subunit PreA has protein sequence MANLQTNLAGIKSPNPFWLASAPPTNSGYQIMKAFDAGWGGAVWKTLGVPVVNVSSRYGALNYRDTRMMGFSNIELISDRPLKDNLREIEAVKKRFPHHAVIASLMVETKEEWHMIMRDVTNAGADGVELNFGCPHGMCERGMGSAVGQEPKVLKTIVSWVKEVATIPVIVKLTPNISDITRPAMAAAEGGGDAISLINTIQSIVGVDIDNFVPYPVVDGKSTNGGYCGPAVKPIALNMLKNCAQHPQINIPISGIGGIENWRDAVEFILLGATSVQVCTAAMHYGFGIIREMIDGLEGYMNEKRFNSLDDFRGKALGQVKHWEDLNLRYKVVADIHDDKCIGCQLCYTACEDGAHQAIGLSSDPQNRKPHIIEENCVGCNLCSLVCPVEECITMERRDNGKETVTWKERTLAGSIPKDFNDELAGGLHHWVPQPEEALKKAKPAHYRYPS, from the coding sequence ATGGCAAATCTTCAGACCAATCTCGCAGGAATCAAATCACCGAATCCATTTTGGCTGGCATCAGCGCCTCCCACCAACAGCGGTTACCAGATCATGAAGGCATTTGATGCAGGATGGGGCGGAGCGGTCTGGAAAACGCTGGGTGTTCCGGTCGTGAATGTCTCTTCCCGTTATGGAGCGTTGAATTACCGTGATACACGCATGATGGGATTCAGTAATATCGAATTGATTTCTGACAGGCCGTTGAAGGATAACCTTCGTGAAATAGAAGCGGTGAAGAAACGGTTTCCGCATCATGCCGTTATTGCCTCACTCATGGTAGAAACAAAAGAGGAATGGCACATGATTATGCGTGACGTAACAAATGCCGGTGCTGATGGTGTGGAACTGAATTTCGGTTGTCCGCATGGAATGTGCGAGCGCGGAATGGGGAGCGCCGTCGGGCAGGAACCGAAAGTTTTAAAAACCATAGTGAGCTGGGTAAAGGAAGTGGCAACCATTCCGGTAATTGTAAAACTGACGCCCAATATCTCCGACATCACCCGGCCCGCTATGGCTGCTGCTGAAGGTGGCGGTGATGCAATCTCTTTAATCAATACTATCCAGAGTATTGTTGGTGTTGACATCGATAACTTTGTACCATATCCGGTAGTTGATGGAAAAAGTACCAATGGCGGTTATTGCGGTCCGGCAGTGAAGCCTATAGCCCTCAACATGCTGAAGAATTGCGCACAGCATCCTCAGATCAACATTCCCATCAGCGGGATCGGTGGCATTGAGAACTGGCGCGATGCCGTGGAGTTCATTTTATTAGGCGCAACATCGGTGCAGGTTTGTACGGCAGCAATGCACTACGGTTTTGGCATTATCCGCGAGATGATTGACGGATTGGAAGGTTATATGAATGAAAAAAGATTCAATTCATTAGATGATTTCAGGGGTAAAGCATTGGGACAGGTTAAGCACTGGGAAGATCTCAACCTGCGGTATAAAGTGGTGGCAGATATTCATGACGACAAATGCATTGGTTGCCAGCTATGTTATACGGCCTGTGAAGACGGTGCCCATCAGGCTATTGGTTTAAGCAGTGATCCGCAGAACAGGAAACCTCATATCATCGAAGAAAACTGTGTTGGATGCAATTTGTGTTCACTCGTTTGCCCGGTAGAAGAATGCATCACCATGGAACGCAGGGACAATGGCAAAGAGACGGTAACCTGGAAAGAAAGAACACTTGCAGGTTCCATACCAAAGGACTTTAATGATGAATTGGCAGGTGGCTTACATCACTGGGTTCCACAACCGGAAGAAGCATTGAAGAAAGCAAAACCAGCGCACTACAGATATCCTTCCTGA
- a CDS encoding aminotransferase class III-fold pyridoxal phosphate-dependent enzyme — protein sequence MLYKNQLPMTTTEILTANLQHTIISWSKQSGLNPLSIERAQGVYLYERSGRRILDFSSQLMNVNIGHGHPKVTEAVVKQMQEVSYVQPGMITEARGRLSQKLSEITPGTLNRTFFTNGGADAIENAIKFARLLTGRHKVISLFQSYHGATYGALSAGGDPRGLPHDAQSVPHIIHVENPYFYRCPWNSATPEACAENAAAHMERVIKYEGPQYIAAILMEGESGSSGCIKYPPGYWKKVEAIAKKYGIITIADEVMSGFGRTGKWFGVDHHGVVPDIMCMAKGITSGYIPMGGMIVKEELIKHFDEKPLPIGLTYSAHAVACAAANAVIGIYEEENLVENAENMGAYIEQEVEKLAQRHPCIGDFRNTGLLGCIEVVKNRKTKEPMAPWNASATEMETMNKVAAKIAELGMFTFVRWNYIFIAPPLCISKQEVDEGLEIISKALTVADAYCN from the coding sequence ATGCTTTATAAAAATCAATTGCCAATGACGACAACAGAAATCCTTACAGCAAATCTGCAACACACCATAATATCCTGGAGTAAGCAAAGCGGGCTGAACCCTTTGAGCATTGAACGGGCTCAAGGCGTCTATTTGTATGAGAGAAGCGGCAGGCGCATCCTTGATTTTTCTTCACAGCTGATGAATGTTAACATCGGGCATGGTCATCCTAAAGTCACGGAAGCTGTTGTGAAGCAGATGCAGGAAGTGAGTTACGTTCAACCTGGCATGATTACGGAAGCGCGCGGAAGATTGTCACAAAAACTTTCAGAGATAACGCCGGGCACACTGAACCGTACCTTTTTTACCAATGGAGGAGCCGATGCGATCGAAAATGCAATAAAGTTTGCCAGGTTACTTACGGGAAGGCATAAAGTTATTTCACTCTTTCAGAGCTATCATGGCGCCACGTATGGAGCTCTTTCGGCCGGCGGCGATCCGCGCGGGCTGCCGCATGATGCGCAGTCGGTTCCGCATATCATACATGTGGAAAATCCTTATTTCTATCGTTGCCCGTGGAACAGCGCAACACCGGAAGCATGTGCTGAAAATGCCGCTGCACACATGGAACGGGTGATTAAATATGAAGGCCCGCAATATATCGCTGCGATATTGATGGAAGGTGAAAGCGGTTCTTCCGGTTGTATAAAATATCCTCCGGGATACTGGAAGAAAGTGGAAGCAATTGCGAAAAAATATGGCATTATTACCATAGCGGATGAAGTGATGAGCGGGTTTGGAAGAACCGGTAAATGGTTCGGTGTTGATCATCATGGCGTGGTGCCTGACATCATGTGCATGGCAAAGGGAATTACCAGTGGCTATATTCCGATGGGTGGCATGATCGTGAAAGAAGAGCTGATAAAACACTTTGATGAAAAGCCGCTTCCGATAGGGTTAACTTATTCAGCACATGCAGTGGCCTGTGCCGCAGCCAATGCAGTGATTGGGATTTATGAGGAAGAAAACCTGGTGGAGAATGCTGAAAATATGGGAGCGTATATTGAGCAAGAAGTGGAGAAGCTTGCACAGCGGCATCCCTGCATTGGTGACTTCAGGAATACGGGTTTACTTGGTTGTATTGAAGTGGTAAAGAACCGTAAGACAAAAGAGCCAATGGCACCGTGGAATGCCAGTGCAACTGAAATGGAAACCATGAATAAGGTAGCGGCAAAAATTGCGGAGCTCGGGATGTTCACTTTTGTGCGCTGGAATTACATCTTCATCGCTCCTCCGCTGTGCATCAGTAAACAGGAAGTGGATGAAGGATTGGAAATTATTTCGAAGGCGCTGACGGTAGCTGATGCTTATTGTAACTAA